A DNA window from Cognatiyoonia koreensis contains the following coding sequences:
- a CDS encoding ABC transporter substrate-binding protein translates to MNVKIAISMVGALMLTTAPLAAETLRWARSGDALTLDPHAQNEGPTHTVRHQMYEPLIIRDVTGAFEPALATDWAPSADDPNVWVFNLREGVTFHDGADFTAEDVVFSFERAKQPNSDMKELIGSITEVRAVDDYTVEIVTDGPNPILPSNLTNLFIMDKGWTEANNTVNVQDFEGGEITFATTNANGTGPYVLQSREPDVKTVMVRNDNYWGIDQFPMEVTEIVYTPIQNEATRVAAMLSGEIDFLQDMPVQDLERVNATDGLVVKQAPQNRVIFFGMNQGADDIEADNVDGKNPLADVRVRKAMSMAINRDAIQQVVMRGQSEPAGMVAPPFVNGWTAEMDAESSTDVEAAKALMAEAGYADGFSIRLDCPNDRYVNDEGICQAAVGMLGQIGVTVNLDAKPKAQHFPLITDGQTDFYMLGWGVPTYDSEYIFNFLVHGREADIGTWNGTGFDNDELDAKIKSLASNTDLEARNADIADIWRVVQDEVLYIPIHHQVLNWGMSERVGIEVDPEDQPKVKYFTMN, encoded by the coding sequence ATGAACGTGAAAATCGCAATCTCGATGGTTGGCGCGCTGATGCTGACGACCGCGCCGCTGGCGGCGGAAACGCTCCGCTGGGCACGCTCCGGTGATGCGCTGACGCTTGATCCGCATGCGCAGAACGAGGGCCCGACGCATACTGTTCGCCATCAAATGTACGAACCGCTGATTATCCGTGATGTCACAGGTGCATTTGAACCGGCGCTTGCGACCGATTGGGCACCTTCAGCCGATGATCCCAATGTCTGGGTGTTCAACCTGCGTGAAGGCGTCACATTCCATGACGGCGCTGATTTCACCGCAGAAGACGTGGTCTTCAGCTTTGAACGTGCCAAGCAGCCAAATTCCGACATGAAAGAGCTGATCGGTTCGATCACTGAAGTACGGGCCGTGGATGATTACACCGTCGAGATCGTGACCGACGGGCCAAACCCGATTCTGCCGTCAAACCTGACGAACCTTTTCATCATGGATAAGGGTTGGACCGAGGCGAACAATACCGTCAACGTTCAGGACTTCGAGGGTGGTGAAATCACGTTTGCCACAACCAACGCAAACGGTACCGGCCCTTATGTCCTACAAAGTCGGGAGCCAGACGTTAAAACGGTGATGGTCCGGAACGACAACTACTGGGGCATCGACCAGTTCCCGATGGAAGTCACCGAGATTGTTTATACCCCGATCCAGAACGAGGCGACCCGCGTCGCAGCGATGCTGTCGGGCGAAATCGACTTTTTGCAGGATATGCCCGTACAGGATCTTGAACGGGTCAATGCCACTGACGGGCTTGTCGTCAAACAGGCACCGCAGAACCGTGTGATCTTTTTCGGCATGAACCAAGGTGCTGACGATATCGAAGCGGACAATGTCGATGGCAAGAATCCTCTTGCGGACGTGCGCGTGCGCAAGGCGATGTCCATGGCGATCAATCGTGATGCGATCCAGCAGGTTGTGATGCGCGGCCAGTCAGAGCCCGCAGGCATGGTCGCGCCGCCTTTCGTCAATGGCTGGACTGCGGAAATGGATGCTGAATCCAGCACCGACGTTGAGGCCGCGAAGGCGCTGATGGCCGAAGCGGGCTATGCGGATGGTTTTTCCATTCGTCTGGACTGCCCCAATGACCGCTATGTGAATGACGAGGGTATCTGTCAGGCTGCCGTGGGTATGCTTGGCCAGATCGGTGTCACGGTCAATCTGGACGCCAAGCCAAAGGCCCAGCACTTTCCGCTGATTACCGATGGCCAGACCGATTTCTACATGCTGGGCTGGGGCGTTCCGACCTACGATTCTGAATATATCTTCAACTTCCTTGTCCATGGGCGGGAAGCCGATATCGGGACGTGGAATGGCACGGGCTTTGACAATGACGAGCTGGATGCGAAGATCAAATCTTTGGCTTCCAACACCGATCTGGAAGCGCGGAATGCTGACATCGCCGACATCTGGCGGGTGGTACAGGACGAAGTGCTGTACATCCCGATTCACCATCAGGTACTGAACTGGGGCATGTCCGAAAGAGTCGGTATCGAGGTTGATCCCGAAGACCAGCCCAAGGTCAAGTATTTCACGATGAACTGA
- a CDS encoding DUF924 family protein: MPDQSDVTAQEIIDFWFPDGPRPEPKAHLDLWAWRMRGGANDEINAKYVDATARAAQGAFDDWAKDPIGRLALIILLDQFSRTVWAGTAKAYAQDQKALALCLEGLENGHFDALDNVWFKSVFKLPMEHCECPDHLANLDRVIAIADQIHEDAPENLKEVYAFAAAQPRKHRAVIAQFGRHSHRNDILGRSSTPEEMVYIANGVFPHETKLEV, translated from the coding sequence ATGCCAGATCAATCTGATGTCACGGCCCAAGAGATCATCGACTTCTGGTTTCCGGATGGACCACGCCCGGAACCAAAGGCCCACCTGGATTTGTGGGCATGGCGAATGAGGGGCGGGGCAAACGACGAGATAAACGCGAAATACGTGGATGCCACCGCACGTGCGGCGCAAGGCGCGTTCGACGATTGGGCGAAGGATCCGATTGGCCGGCTCGCTCTGATTATTTTACTCGACCAGTTTTCACGAACTGTGTGGGCCGGAACGGCAAAGGCCTATGCGCAAGACCAGAAGGCGCTGGCCCTTTGCCTTGAGGGTCTTGAGAACGGCCACTTCGACGCGCTTGACAATGTGTGGTTCAAGTCGGTTTTCAAATTGCCCATGGAACACTGTGAATGCCCGGATCATCTGGCGAACCTTGACCGCGTCATCGCGATTGCGGATCAAATTCACGAAGACGCCCCTGAAAACCTGAAAGAGGTGTACGCATTCGCGGCTGCCCAACCAAGAAAACACAGGGCTGTGATCGCCCAATTCGGGCGACATAGCCATCGCAATGACATTCTGGGGCGCAGTTCAACGCCCGAAGAAATGGTTTACATAGCCAACGGTGTTTTCCCGCATGAAACCAAGCTGGAAGTCTGA
- a CDS encoding DUF6544 family protein gives MSEWITISGKFLFLIVAVIAGAWLWANARYRNGMADAETAWADIASRQTETADRYTPEMVRDLPEVAQRYLNHAIAPGTPLLRKAELEMAGEFLLGEPGAQKTFAMLARQVLAPPHEFVWIARMSSGPVRISGSDGLHHRHGWTRFWMLHSLPLVQLAATADLDRAAAARPAIEAIWAPATMLPANGASWVQTGPDTADVTFGTEAEAITITLRINADGALKEIWTMRWSDSNVEKTYKIQPFGATIQAEDNYNGFTIPSRVTVGNHFGTDHFLPFFIARLTHVRHF, from the coding sequence ATGAGTGAATGGATCACGATTTCCGGGAAATTTCTGTTCCTGATTGTCGCCGTCATCGCAGGTGCGTGGCTTTGGGCCAACGCCCGATATCGAAACGGCATGGCCGACGCGGAAACAGCATGGGCTGACATTGCCAGCCGTCAAACCGAAACTGCGGATCGCTACACACCGGAAATGGTTCGTGACCTGCCAGAGGTTGCCCAGCGTTACCTGAACCATGCCATTGCGCCAGGCACTCCGCTGCTGCGCAAAGCAGAGTTGGAGATGGCGGGCGAATTCCTTCTGGGAGAGCCCGGCGCGCAGAAAACCTTTGCTATGCTGGCGCGGCAAGTCCTCGCGCCGCCGCATGAGTTCGTCTGGATTGCGCGGATGTCATCAGGCCCCGTCCGGATCAGCGGCAGTGACGGGCTGCATCATCGTCATGGCTGGACCCGTTTCTGGATGTTGCACAGCCTGCCGCTGGTCCAACTTGCAGCAACAGCTGATCTTGATCGTGCGGCCGCGGCCCGCCCCGCGATCGAGGCTATTTGGGCTCCCGCCACGATGTTGCCCGCCAATGGCGCGTCGTGGGTGCAGACCGGCCCAGATACCGCGGATGTCACGTTTGGCACGGAGGCAGAGGCGATAACGATCACCCTTCGGATCAATGCAGATGGTGCTCTGAAAGAAATCTGGACCATGCGATGGAGCGACTCGAACGTCGAAAAGACGTACAAAATCCAGCCCTTTGGCGCGACGATCCAGGCCGAAGACAACTACAATGGTTTCACGATTCCAAGTCGCGTCACCGTGGGAAATCACTTTGGCACCGACCACTTCCTTCCGTTCTTCATCGCACGCCTGACACACGTACGCCACTTCTGA
- a CDS encoding M23 family metallopeptidase, with protein sequence MNTVIIGLGFTQVLLPIALIAANTLIPSASRFGLGLRSGALFLLLIYAALAGLWLFPPWWTPYLFMGLLMIGAIFRYGRIRHATHRWIRRTEQTAAALALVGAALVLVPALQGRSAPDDTVDLAMPVGPGRYLVLNGGTTDPINAHLFTLTAETARAYRGQSYAIDIIGIDRFGLRADGISPVDPTAYQIYGTPVRAPCTGTIVQRIDGVADMPVPVMDRENMTGNSVMIDCDGYVVLLAHLAANSIAVELGQSVQTGTLIGQVGNSGNTGEPHLHIHVQSALPDDDPISANPLWFTLDGQFFVRNDRFTVDE encoded by the coding sequence ATGAACACTGTGATCATTGGTTTGGGTTTCACGCAGGTGTTGCTACCGATTGCACTTATCGCCGCAAACACCTTGATACCAAGTGCGTCACGTTTTGGTCTGGGGTTGCGAAGTGGGGCACTCTTTCTGCTTCTGATTTATGCTGCGTTGGCAGGTCTATGGCTGTTTCCACCATGGTGGACGCCCTATCTTTTCATGGGTTTGCTCATGATTGGTGCGATCTTCCGATATGGCCGGATTAGGCATGCGACACACCGTTGGATCAGACGAACAGAACAGACCGCAGCCGCCCTTGCCCTTGTCGGTGCTGCGCTCGTCCTCGTTCCAGCCTTGCAAGGTCGCAGTGCTCCGGACGATACTGTCGATCTGGCGATGCCGGTCGGACCGGGGCGCTATCTCGTTCTCAACGGCGGGACAACAGACCCAATCAACGCACATCTTTTCACACTGACCGCCGAAACCGCGCGCGCCTACCGCGGACAAAGCTATGCGATCGACATTATCGGCATTGATCGATTTGGCCTGCGCGCCGACGGGATTTCGCCAGTCGATCCGACAGCATACCAAATCTACGGCACGCCCGTGCGGGCACCCTGTACAGGCACCATCGTGCAGCGGATTGACGGCGTTGCAGATATGCCAGTCCCAGTGATGGACAGAGAGAACATGACCGGTAATTCGGTGATGATCGATTGCGATGGGTACGTCGTGCTTCTGGCGCATCTGGCCGCCAACAGCATCGCGGTGGAACTAGGCCAGTCCGTGCAGACCGGCACGCTTATCGGACAGGTCGGGAATAGCGGCAACACGGGCGAACCGCATCTGCACATCCACGTTCAAAGTGCGCTGCCAGATGACGATCCGATCTCGGCAAACCCGCTTTGGTTCACTCTCGACGGCCAGTTTTTCGTGCGCAATGACCGGTTCACGGTGGACGAGTAG
- a CDS encoding sensor histidine kinase, with amino-acid sequence MKFRKAKSSAAMTIVRHVVLICCICFLSLGVSSVSNAQERREISLDPIEALFRLAPYSSVIIEHDVTEADWDARLTLPELLALPETVFEPITTPQIGFGWNSAVIHVRTELRNDTDQRQDWVLAFNQIPWGKREVNLVLEGQPPPTAPILVFPDDAPWTDPDRFHYATFTMPAQSVATLFVSYANVSSSAPMSIEVPEDYRDRRFLKELQNYIILGLIFGVTLITTSLIGVLHRWISVYYVAYILSAAMHYCYVLNLFPFVPFLTEVVYPGMRFWWATLAIVFYLMFQRAFLSGHLQIGKWHKRIVLIAALTMLIVTSSVDIFGIPFAASVRWGFVCVAIVIVNAVIGVVRRVTGRWFFAAGCVVLAFMLVPLNLSDFLTGYYTYQDAATVFIYGLAFESVALSGAMFAQINEIKKQRERSLVSELRLAEEKLDISRRMAAAAHDIQQPLSSMRLALAGNDSDGTGRRDLGTAIDYLDDIVRRQIAEANGDEGHVARGSDGDIEEFDISLILNNLDAMFAAEAAAKGLRFRVVPSTARTRTNAFVLMRVASNLVSNAIRNTDVGGVLVGCRPSGMHWSLNIYDTGRGLSDDELAQYQRRHVRGGDYEGHGLGLSIVRQLCDENGIQTAISSLPGQGTVFKIILPRVQ; translated from the coding sequence ATGAAATTTCGCAAGGCAAAATCAAGCGCAGCGATGACAATCGTTCGGCACGTTGTCCTGATTTGCTGCATCTGTTTCTTATCGCTTGGGGTGTCCAGTGTTTCCAACGCGCAAGAGCGTCGGGAGATCAGTCTTGATCCGATTGAGGCGCTGTTTCGCCTCGCGCCTTATAGCAGTGTAATTATTGAACACGATGTGACGGAAGCAGATTGGGACGCCCGACTGACCCTGCCTGAACTGCTTGCGTTGCCGGAAACGGTCTTTGAGCCCATCACGACGCCACAAATCGGGTTTGGATGGAATAGCGCAGTCATCCATGTGCGCACCGAATTGAGGAATGACACAGACCAGCGGCAGGATTGGGTATTGGCATTCAATCAGATCCCCTGGGGCAAGCGCGAGGTCAATCTTGTGTTGGAAGGACAGCCCCCGCCGACTGCGCCAATCCTTGTCTTTCCCGATGACGCGCCATGGACGGACCCTGACCGGTTTCATTACGCGACCTTCACCATGCCCGCCCAGTCGGTCGCTACGCTATTCGTTTCTTATGCCAACGTATCATCATCCGCCCCAATGAGTATCGAAGTGCCAGAAGACTATCGTGACCGGCGCTTTTTGAAGGAACTGCAAAACTACATCATCCTTGGACTGATTTTCGGTGTCACCTTGATCACGACCAGCTTGATCGGGGTGCTGCACCGGTGGATTTCAGTTTATTACGTGGCCTACATTTTAAGTGCCGCAATGCATTACTGCTATGTGCTTAATCTGTTCCCTTTCGTGCCATTTCTGACAGAGGTCGTTTACCCGGGTATGCGGTTTTGGTGGGCGACATTGGCGATTGTTTTCTACCTGATGTTCCAGCGGGCGTTTCTGTCAGGGCATCTGCAAATCGGAAAATGGCACAAACGGATCGTGCTGATTGCTGCGTTGACGATGCTGATCGTGACCTCTTCCGTTGATATTTTTGGAATACCGTTTGCCGCATCGGTCCGATGGGGGTTCGTTTGCGTTGCGATTGTCATCGTTAACGCGGTGATTGGCGTGGTTCGGCGAGTCACAGGCCGTTGGTTTTTTGCGGCAGGTTGCGTGGTGCTTGCCTTTATGTTGGTGCCGCTGAATCTGAGCGATTTCCTGACCGGGTATTACACCTATCAAGACGCGGCGACGGTTTTTATCTACGGCCTCGCGTTTGAATCTGTCGCGCTGTCCGGAGCGATGTTCGCCCAAATCAACGAGATCAAGAAGCAGCGGGAACGCTCTCTCGTATCCGAGTTGCGGTTGGCCGAAGAGAAGCTTGATATCTCCAGGCGAATGGCGGCCGCAGCACATGATATTCAACAACCGTTGTCGTCCATGCGGCTTGCCCTTGCAGGCAATGACAGCGACGGGACGGGTCGCCGGGATCTTGGCACTGCCATCGACTATCTTGATGACATCGTGCGCAGGCAAATTGCCGAGGCGAATGGTGACGAAGGCCATGTCGCGCGAGGCTCAGACGGTGACATCGAGGAATTCGACATTTCGCTGATCCTCAACAACCTTGATGCCATGTTCGCGGCCGAAGCTGCCGCAAAGGGATTAAGGTTTCGCGTCGTTCCATCAACCGCGCGCACAAGAACAAATGCGTTTGTTCTTATGCGCGTTGCTTCGAACCTTGTTTCGAACGCGATAAGGAACACTGATGTCGGCGGGGTATTGGTGGGGTGTCGTCCAAGCGGGATGCACTGGAGCCTGAATATCTATGACACCGGACGGGGGTTATCGGACGATGAACTTGCTCAGTACCAACGCCGTCACGTGCGCGGTGGTGATTATGAAGGGCATGGGCTGGGACTTAGTATCGTGCGGCAACTTTGTGACGAGAACGGCATCCAAACCGCGATCAGCTCTTTGCCGGGGCAGGGCACTGTTTTCAAGATCATCCTTCCCCGCGTTCAGTGA
- a CDS encoding response regulator, protein MKAQANYSAIVADDHELLRHGIANILEEQGNIRVVAHASDGLSAVALTKRHQPDLLTLDIAMPFAQGISVLVEVKRWSPDTRVAVFSGITSSALLRELQDAGADGIFTKRGAISEFEQAIPILLEGGKIVSSDAAEIIAKGTETAALTKRERQIISKIASGLTTKAIAKRLGISPKTVENHRSSIMSKLGVQSMAELLAYAVREGLFDVQSQL, encoded by the coding sequence ATGAAAGCGCAGGCAAACTATTCCGCTATTGTTGCTGACGACCACGAGCTTTTGCGTCACGGCATTGCCAATATTCTGGAAGAGCAGGGCAACATCCGTGTTGTTGCCCACGCCAGCGACGGTTTAAGCGCGGTTGCCCTGACCAAACGCCACCAGCCGGACCTGTTGACCCTGGATATTGCGATGCCGTTCGCGCAGGGCATTTCTGTTCTGGTCGAAGTGAAGCGCTGGTCGCCTGACACCCGTGTGGCGGTGTTTTCCGGCATCACCTCGAGCGCGCTGCTCAGGGAGTTGCAGGACGCGGGTGCCGATGGCATTTTCACAAAACGCGGCGCGATCAGTGAATTCGAACAGGCGATCCCAATCCTTCTTGAAGGCGGCAAGATCGTTTCGTCAGACGCGGCAGAGATCATTGCGAAAGGCACGGAAACTGCTGCGCTGACAAAGCGCGAGCGGCAGATCATCAGCAAGATTGCCAGCGGATTGACGACCAAAGCAATTGCCAAACGTCTGGGCATAAGCCCGAAGACCGTCGAAAATCATCGCTCCAGTATCATGTCCAAATTGGGTGTCCAATCTATGGCAGAATTACTGGCCTATGCTGTCCGCGAAGGGCTGTTCGACGTCCAGAGCCAGCTATAG
- a CDS encoding NAD-dependent succinate-semialdehyde dehydrogenase — translation MSKITTINPATGEDIQTYDLMTEKEATDRLEACHAAFLEWRKLSHQERAPYLTKIAEKLRENADELAELMTRETGKLLKDGQTEVELCAAIFEYTAKHGPDELADEERTHGKDGKRGLISYQPLGVIYSIQPWNFPLYQPVRVLAANLMTGNGCVLKHASICTGSGLRLRELCIEAGLPEDLFQVVLIDHDTSDKLIEHPKVRGVTLTGSDGAGKHVGAAAAKALKKTVLELGSNDAYLVLEDADIETAVKYSVMGRLYNNGETCVSAKRFIVTDKVHDAFVDAFVAQMKDVIMGDPTKEDTQLGPLSSHDQFDTVKDQVDESVKKGAKVLCGGTAPDGPGAYYPATVLAELAPGMPAYDDEIFGPVASIIRAKDDEEAMRIANESRYGLGGGIFCKDEDHALRLARDHFDTGMVRINSFGAADPNMPFGGVKDSGYGREHGGFGMKEFVNTKAIFLPS, via the coding sequence ATGTCCAAGATCACAACCATCAACCCCGCGACTGGCGAAGACATTCAAACCTATGACTTGATGACCGAGAAGGAAGCGACTGACCGGCTTGAGGCCTGTCACGCGGCGTTTCTGGAGTGGCGCAAGCTGTCGCATCAAGAACGCGCGCCCTATCTGACGAAGATCGCAGAGAAACTGCGCGAAAACGCTGATGAGTTGGCGGAACTCATGACCCGTGAAACCGGTAAGCTGTTGAAAGACGGCCAGACGGAGGTCGAGCTTTGCGCCGCGATCTTTGAGTACACTGCCAAGCATGGTCCTGACGAACTGGCTGATGAGGAACGGACGCACGGGAAGGATGGGAAGCGTGGCTTGATCAGCTATCAGCCGCTTGGTGTGATCTATTCGATCCAGCCGTGGAACTTTCCACTTTACCAGCCGGTCCGTGTGCTGGCTGCAAATCTGATGACTGGCAACGGGTGCGTTCTCAAGCACGCGAGCATTTGTACGGGCTCGGGCCTACGCCTGCGCGAACTGTGCATCGAAGCGGGCCTGCCGGAGGACCTGTTTCAGGTTGTCCTTATCGATCATGATACAAGCGATAAACTGATCGAGCATCCAAAGGTTCGTGGCGTGACCCTGACCGGCAGCGACGGGGCCGGAAAGCACGTTGGTGCAGCGGCCGCGAAGGCGCTGAAAAAGACCGTATTGGAGTTGGGATCGAACGATGCGTATCTTGTTCTTGAAGATGCCGACATCGAAACGGCTGTGAAGTATTCAGTGATGGGGCGGCTTTATAACAACGGCGAAACATGCGTGTCCGCCAAGCGGTTCATTGTCACGGATAAGGTCCATGATGCCTTTGTCGATGCCTTTGTTGCGCAGATGAAAGATGTCATCATGGGCGATCCGACGAAGGAAGACACCCAGCTTGGTCCGCTGTCCAGCCATGACCAGTTTGATACAGTTAAAGATCAAGTGGATGAGAGCGTCAAGAAAGGTGCGAAGGTCCTTTGTGGTGGCACCGCGCCTGACGGTCCGGGTGCCTATTATCCTGCGACGGTTTTGGCAGAACTTGCGCCTGGCATGCCTGCATATGACGACGAGATTTTTGGTCCCGTCGCATCAATCATCCGCGCCAAGGACGACGAAGAGGCGATGCGCATTGCAAATGAAAGCCGCTATGGTTTGGGAGGGGGTATCTTTTGCAAAGATGAAGACCACGCCCTGCGGCTGGCGCGCGATCATTTCGACACCGGCATGGTCCGCATCAATTCCTTCGGAGCGGCTGACCCGAACATGCCATTTGGCGGTGTGAAGGATTCCGGATACGGGCGTGAACATGGCGGGTTTGGTATGAAGGAATTCGTCAACACGAAGGCAATATTCCTACCATCCTAG
- a CDS encoding Gfo/Idh/MocA family protein, which produces MSRNKQGALIGCGFFADNHMHAWKTLEGAEIGAVCDLDRAKATAMATKFGIARIYDDPAKMFDHENLDFVDVATTVESHLPLVRLASTHAKTVICQKPFAENMKDAHAMVAAAKNAGSNLLIHENFRWQKPFLTMKKLVDDGTIGTPHFAHFSFRHGYDNYVNQPYLAKIDRFAIMDVGLHLFDLARLFMGEVAHLSCTKQSLNPIVQGEDAFTALLNMENGGTCICDCSFYSKFSPEPFPNTAAVIEGDKGTVHLDRWNRLTVHTASGAETSNVDPAVPLWGAKPWHCVQDSVTNFQAHAIDVMHGRTNPRPSGEDNLRTMALALAAYDAAEQASSMNMAQWSED; this is translated from the coding sequence ATGAGCCGAAACAAACAGGGCGCACTCATCGGTTGCGGGTTCTTCGCCGACAACCACATGCATGCCTGGAAAACGCTTGAAGGTGCCGAGATTGGTGCGGTCTGTGATCTTGACCGCGCAAAAGCCACGGCCATGGCGACCAAATTCGGAATCGCACGGATCTATGACGACCCGGCAAAAATGTTCGATCACGAAAATCTCGACTTCGTCGATGTCGCAACCACCGTTGAATCGCACCTTCCCTTGGTAAGGCTGGCGTCCACGCACGCAAAGACCGTCATCTGTCAAAAGCCATTTGCCGAAAATATGAAAGATGCGCATGCGATGGTCGCCGCAGCAAAGAACGCCGGTTCAAACCTATTGATCCACGAAAACTTTCGCTGGCAGAAACCGTTCTTAACCATGAAAAAGCTGGTCGACGACGGTACTATCGGTACCCCGCATTTCGCGCATTTCAGTTTCCGGCATGGCTATGACAACTACGTCAACCAACCGTATCTGGCCAAGATCGATCGCTTTGCCATCATGGATGTCGGGCTCCACCTGTTCGATCTGGCGCGCCTTTTCATGGGCGAAGTGGCTCACCTGTCGTGCACCAAGCAAAGCCTCAATCCCATCGTGCAGGGCGAAGATGCGTTCACAGCCCTTTTGAACATGGAAAACGGCGGAACCTGCATTTGCGATTGTTCTTTCTACAGCAAATTCAGCCCTGAACCCTTTCCAAATACCGCCGCAGTGATCGAGGGCGACAAAGGCACGGTTCATCTGGATCGATGGAATCGATTGACTGTTCACACAGCCTCGGGTGCCGAGACCAGCAACGTCGATCCAGCGGTACCGTTGTGGGGTGCGAAACCATGGCATTGCGTTCAGGACAGCGTGACGAACTTTCAGGCACACGCCATTGATGTGATGCATGGTCGTACAAATCCGCGCCCGTCAGGCGAGGATAACCTCAGGACCATGGCGTTGGCCTTGGCGGCATATGACGCAGCAGAGCAGGCCAGTTCCATGAATATGGCGCAATGGTCAGAAGACTGA
- a CDS encoding NfeD family protein, with product MSLWTEWWFWMSAALALATLEVLVPGFISLGFAIGALVLGTLMLLGLSFSLPITLLIFAVLSLIAYIGMRYFFALPKGQVKHWDRDINE from the coding sequence ATGTCGCTTTGGACTGAATGGTGGTTCTGGATGTCCGCCGCGCTGGCGCTTGCCACGCTGGAGGTCCTTGTTCCCGGTTTCATTTCGCTTGGCTTTGCTATCGGCGCACTGGTGCTTGGCACGCTGATGTTGCTGGGGCTGTCGTTTTCACTGCCGATTACACTGCTGATTTTCGCAGTCTTGTCCCTGATCGCCTATATCGGGATGCGCTATTTCTTTGCCCTGCCCAAAGGCCAGGTGAAGCATTGGGATCGTGATATCAACGAATGA
- a CDS encoding SPFH domain-containing protein, translating to MDLQTIFAEFVGPNIVYLLLAAFIIICIMAGVRIVPQSEKYVVERLGRLKSVLGPGINFIVPFLDKVRHKVSILERQLPNMTQDAITSDNVLVQVETSVFYRIIEPEKTVYRIRDVDGAISTTVAGIVRSEIGRMELDQVQANRSSLIAAVREQVAQQVDDWGIEVTRAEILDVNLDAATRSAMLQQLNAERARRALVTEAEGKKRAVELQADADLYSAEQEAKARRVSADAEAYATQVVAVAIAENGLEAAQYQVALKQVEALNALGAGEGKQTIVLPANALEAFGNAFNMLKGKS from the coding sequence ATGGATTTACAGACTATTTTTGCTGAGTTTGTCGGCCCGAACATCGTTTATCTGTTGCTCGCGGCCTTTATCATTATCTGTATCATGGCCGGTGTCCGCATCGTGCCGCAGTCGGAAAAATACGTGGTGGAACGGCTTGGCCGGTTGAAGTCGGTGCTTGGGCCGGGAATCAACTTTATCGTCCCGTTTCTGGACAAGGTACGCCACAAGGTGTCCATCCTTGAGCGTCAGTTGCCGAACATGACCCAAGATGCGATCACATCGGACAACGTGCTGGTGCAGGTCGAAACTTCGGTCTTTTACCGCATCATCGAGCCGGAAAAGACGGTGTACCGGATTCGCGACGTCGATGGAGCTATTTCGACGACCGTGGCAGGTATCGTTCGTTCTGAAATCGGTCGTATGGAACTTGATCAGGTACAGGCCAATCGCTCGAGTTTGATTGCTGCCGTGCGCGAACAGGTGGCCCAACAGGTCGATGACTGGGGGATCGAAGTCACCCGTGCCGAAATTCTGGACGTCAATCTGGATGCCGCGACCCGTTCTGCGATGTTGCAGCAGTTGAACGCCGAACGCGCCCGTCGCGCGCTGGTGACCGAGGCCGAGGGCAAGAAACGTGCAGTCGAGCTTCAGGCCGACGCAGATCTTTATTCTGCCGAACAGGAAGCCAAGGCCCGCCGCGTGTCTGCGGACGCCGAAGCCTACGCCACGCAGGTCGTCGCTGTTGCGATTGCCGAAAACGGTCTGGAAGCTGCACAGTATCAGGTTGCCTTGAAACAGGTCGAAGCCTTGAATGCGCTTGGCGCTGGCGAAGGCAAGCAGACGATCGTGTTGCCAGCAAACGCGCTTGAAGCCTTTGGCAATGCCTTCAATATGCTGAAAGGAAAATCGTGA